GCTCTTCGTAAGTTACTATGGATCTTCTGCTCAAATGAACATGCTGTTCATTTTTTATCAAAACATGAACCTTAAACTAccataaataaaatacaaacagTACAGAAcaattaaaacttttttttttgtacagtaGTTATTTTTACATTAAACTTAACATCTTTTCAGATATGTTGAAAATTAGGACTCTAAACATGATTATTTCAAAGTATCATTTTTAACAATCTTGCACAGGCCCGACAGTCAAAAACATGAAGTTTTGATTCAGATAGCTTGGCAGGTTTCACATATGTTCATAGGTAGGCTACTTTGAAATATGTTGGGTGTGTTTTTTACTTATCTGTTTATTTTTATCAAAAAAAGGGcttgattatttttatttaaatctttACATGAACTGGTTTTGTGCAATACCATTGCCAGTGTAGcttgaaaaaacaaaatgtgTCTGGAACATTGACTATAGTCCAAGCATTGTCTACCTCTTAAAAAAGTAAGTTTCTAGGAAAATCCAATGGGAGTGAATTTTAACACAGGAAGTCAGTCCtagaataatttaattttaaacaggCACCGTCTCTACCACTGGTGATTTGATGCACTCTTCGTGCAGTCTGCTCTTCTCTGGGAGGTTTAGTGAATTCTCAGCAGGGTGTTCCTGCACGTTACTGTCACCATTCAAAGCTGAGACAAAGCCATCTTGAGAAGGCCCTTTCAAGTATGAGTGAAATTCCACTGGTGGGTGACTCGGCCTATGCTCAGTGTACAGACTGTTACAGGGAGCGCTGCCATCCCCTTCCGAAGAGGAGCAGCAAACAATCACTGAGGGGTTTGCAGAAGGGTAATGAGGGCTGCTGTAAGTTTCCTCTGATGGCCGTGTGTAGTCAACAAACTGTTCTGAAGTCATGTTGTAAGGCACCAGAGAAAGACTACCATTCTTGACAGCATCCCTTTCTGAGTAAGTCTCACCGATCTGGTTAGCAGTGCCAGCAACGTGGTTCTCTATTTGGTAATACAGAGTTGAAGAGTTAGTATAGTATGAGGCATTTTTAGAGTGGTTTTCATGCACAGCAGTTCCATCAGAGTAGCAAAGGACAGAAGGAAGAGGCACCATATCAGCATGGGAGCTCATACTTTCTACAAAAtcatctgctttttcttcctcctcatcttcctcctcatcttcctcttcctcttcatcaTCATCTGATTCACTAGGGGCTAAACTCTGTGTACTAGAATCTGTAACTCCACTACAAAAGCTACTcccatcttcctcttcctcctcttcccctggGCAGTCCAAGTCCTCGGCTGACTGGGAATGAATAACTGTAGCCGGGGGTTCGGTTTCAATCTCAAAATTTTCTGCAATTGAATATTCGACTGGATGGGGTCCTGGACTCATGGAGCTACTGTGTGCATTTATCTCAGTGTGACAGCCATTGAGTGCTGGAACTTGCTGCTCTCTATTTTTCTCCAATTCAAGTTTCATTATCGTGTGCAAAAAGTGAGTCCGAACACGGATAGGGTTAAATTCGATTCTACCTGCTGTATTGCTACACCCTTCTTTAGTGCAACCACATGGAAAAGACATACGATCCaccttttaaaaaagagaatacACATTAACAGTAGGAAGCAAAAGCCTGGTGACATGACAGAGCCTAGGCAGCCTAGAGAAACACAAAGGTGAAGTGGGATTCACCTTGAGAAATGCTGGTACAATAAGTCAAAGCTAACAATCATTCAGGGAGCCAGCCCTGGAGTTCAGCAGTACTGAGGGAACAGTAAGGGGCCTGGACATGCTCCACTATTGCAGAGAAGGGAAAACTGATGCTGTTCCATTGGTAAAAGTATTACACAGCGGAACAAAAATAGGTAGCTTTTCAATTTCTTGATCTGCTATAGCTTTACCTCATTTTGTGCTCAAATCCAGG
The nucleotide sequence above comes from Zonotrichia albicollis isolate bZonAlb1 chromosome 10, bZonAlb1.hap1, whole genome shotgun sequence. Encoded proteins:
- the CSRNP3 gene encoding cysteine/serine-rich nuclear protein 3, translated to MSGILKRKFEEVGGTSPCSCVWESDDDVSSSESADSGSNVHPSVSNHFTRTCDSIAAMSGILKRKFEEVDGSSPCSSVRESDDDISSSESADSGDSVNPSTSNHFTPSSILKREKRKRAKNVHFNCVTVYYFTRRQGFTSVPSQGGSTLGMSTRHNSVRQYTLGEFAMEQERLHREMLREHLREEKLNSLKLKMTKNGTVESEEANTLTLDDISDDDIDLDNTEVDEYFFLQPLPTKKRRALLRASGVKKIDVEEKHELRAIRLSREDCGCDCRVFCDPETCTCSLAGIKCQVDRMSFPCGCTKEGCSNTAGRIEFNPIRVRTHFLHTIMKLELEKNREQQVPALNGCHTEINAHSSSMSPGPHPVEYSIAENFEIETEPPATVIHSQSAEDLDCPGEEEEEEDGSSFCSGVTDSSTQSLAPSESDDDEEEEEDEEEDEEEEKADDFVESMSSHADMVPLPSVLCYSDGTAVHENHSKNASYYTNSSTLYYQIENHVAGTANQIGETYSERDAVKNGSLSLVPYNMTSEQFVDYTRPSEETYSSPHYPSANPSVIVCCSSSEGDGSAPCNSLYTEHRPSHPPVEFHSYLKGPSQDGFVSALNGDSNVQEHPAENSLNLPEKSRLHEECIKSPVVETVPV